One stretch of Prochlorococcus marinus XMU1402 DNA includes these proteins:
- a CDS encoding GTP-binding protein codes for MSQTWIISGPPGCGKTSWILNTFKNHSGNCGYVRLGGYSEINLEQAINSKIDFAFLKDQIPNLLDLSSSKLPLEVEKENILIIIEFPQFFIPKFQGISGIDLRVIKELEINNLQPNKYLHFGRDLELPIKDTLDFKAIESCSIDLKKNIWDPASLNTFWFELVNGAYGDVYRAKALMNLPDGRYILFNWILTQKGSQYQTLNQVAPLNGRPERHSEIVIQGKNLNFQLIKSTINNCLLSDAVLEHHQATLRNSQLQTSRN; via the coding sequence ATGAGTCAAACTTGGATAATATCAGGGCCTCCAGGATGCGGTAAGACAAGTTGGATACTAAATACTTTTAAGAATCACTCTGGAAATTGTGGTTATGTACGTCTTGGCGGATATTCAGAAATTAATTTAGAGCAAGCAATAAATTCAAAAATTGATTTTGCTTTTTTGAAAGATCAAATTCCTAATTTATTAGATTTGTCAAGTTCAAAATTGCCCTTAGAGGTAGAGAAAGAGAATATTTTGATTATTATTGAATTTCCTCAATTTTTCATACCTAAATTTCAGGGTATTAGTGGTATTGATTTGAGAGTTATAAAAGAGCTTGAAATAAATAATCTTCAACCAAATAAATATTTGCATTTTGGCAGAGATCTAGAATTACCAATAAAGGATACTTTAGATTTTAAAGCAATTGAATCATGTAGTATTGACCTCAAAAAAAATATTTGGGATCCTGCAAGTTTAAATACTTTTTGGTTCGAATTAGTGAACGGTGCTTATGGAGACGTATATAGAGCAAAAGCATTAATGAACTTACCAGATGGTCGTTATATCTTGTTTAACTGGATATTGACTCAGAAAGGTTCTCAATATCAAACCTTAAATCAAGTTGCTCCTCTTAATGGAAGACCAGAAAGACACTCTGAAATTGTCATACAGGGGAAAAACTTAAACTTCCAATTAATAAAATCAACTATCAATAATTGCCTTCTTAGTGATGCTGTTCTAGAGCATCATCAAGCCACACTTAGAAATTCACAATTACAAACTTCTCGAAATTAA
- a CDS encoding metallophosphoesterase family protein, protein MNQAVISCLHANLPAVEAVLKDIELQGITNITCLGDLVGYGPQPNEVIELIKEKKIATCQGCWDEDVVDGLDACDCSYPSQIAERRGHFAHQWTTEKLTKENKDFLANLPYSIRKDKCLFVHGSPNSQHEYLLPDMDAFAALERVENAKAEILFCGHTHQPYIRELANGSIAVKVKNSGSKDIQKKEMNLPMRRIVNAGSVGEPRHGGTKATYVVYNDITNDVKIREVEYDIELTCKAIINAGLPPIFAWRLKNGFEFAERAEDASHVCER, encoded by the coding sequence ATGAATCAAGCTGTTATTTCATGTTTACATGCAAATCTACCTGCAGTAGAAGCCGTATTAAAAGATATTGAATTACAAGGGATTACGAATATTACCTGCCTTGGAGATTTAGTAGGTTATGGTCCTCAACCTAATGAGGTTATTGAGTTAATCAAAGAGAAAAAAATTGCCACTTGTCAGGGTTGTTGGGACGAAGATGTAGTTGATGGATTAGATGCCTGCGATTGTAGTTACCCTTCTCAGATCGCTGAAAGGAGAGGTCATTTCGCTCATCAATGGACTACGGAAAAATTAACAAAAGAAAATAAGGATTTTTTAGCTAATTTACCCTACTCAATTCGTAAAGATAAATGTCTTTTTGTTCATGGTAGTCCTAATAGTCAACATGAATATCTGCTGCCCGATATGGATGCATTCGCAGCTCTTGAGAGAGTTGAAAATGCCAAAGCCGAGATTCTATTTTGTGGACATACTCATCAACCTTATATACGTGAACTAGCAAATGGTTCAATTGCCGTAAAGGTCAAAAACAGTGGTTCGAAAGATATTCAAAAGAAAGAAATGAATTTGCCGATGCGAAGAATAGTAAATGCAGGTTCAGTGGGAGAGCCACGGCATGGAGGAACTAAAGCTACTTATGTGGTTTATAACGACATCACTAATGACGTAAAAATTAGAGAAGTTGAATATGATATCGAACTTACCTGCAAAGCAATAATAAATGCTGGTCTTCCTCCGATTTTTGCATGGCGTTTAAAAAACGGATTTGAATTTGCCGAACGAGCTGAAGATGCTTCTCATGTTTGTGAAAGATGA
- a CDS encoding phosphoesterase → MIERWALISGLKGDLDTYELIQKDLKKTPGNITLFVLGDMIGPEKNCNKLLHRLINPKSNDLQPWCIYGWWEEQILLESGYRGNQRAEALRINKGEEVVKSLINAVDKSFLDWIAALQFGFVELDCGLIHGSSKDVGDDLTLDTPPLTLLDRLTRLQVNRLFTARSTQQFHLELTEGILNSEVHDLTGNHKKEQKVPQKAVIGVGAGKNYTLYDVGTDNTQFVRAGYQSVKKKNGFGLHF, encoded by the coding sequence ATGATAGAACGCTGGGCACTTATAAGTGGGTTAAAAGGGGATCTAGATACTTATGAACTTATTCAAAAAGATTTAAAAAAAACTCCTGGGAACATAACCCTCTTTGTTTTGGGGGATATGATAGGCCCTGAAAAAAACTGTAATAAACTTCTACACAGATTAATTAATCCAAAAAGTAATGATTTACAACCATGGTGCATATATGGTTGGTGGGAAGAACAAATCCTCTTAGAAAGTGGTTACCGTGGCAATCAAAGAGCTGAAGCTTTGAGAATAAATAAAGGTGAAGAAGTGGTCAAATCTCTAATAAATGCTGTTGATAAATCATTTCTTGATTGGATAGCAGCACTTCAATTTGGATTTGTTGAACTTGATTGTGGTTTAATTCACGGGAGCTCAAAAGATGTTGGCGACGATTTAACATTAGATACCCCGCCATTAACACTCCTGGATAGACTTACACGTCTTCAAGTAAACAGATTATTTACTGCGAGAAGTACACAACAATTTCATTTGGAATTAACAGAGGGGATTCTTAATTCGGAAGTACACGATTTAACCGGAAATCATAAGAAGGAGCAGAAGGTTCCTCAAAAAGCTGTCATTGGTGTTGGAGCAGGCAAAAATTATACTCTCTATGATGTAGGGACTGATAATACTCAATTCGTAAGGGCTGGATATCAATCAGTAAAGAAAAAAAATGGATTTGGATTACATTTTTAA
- a CDS encoding DUF1651 domain-containing protein, which yields MERFILINNERNRIKVFEPFEDVSKPSPSIDAMMISYGCVYKRSSKPVMKGSRVETIEAARKEYKQLLDEGWKKTSIFRSYF from the coding sequence ATGGAGAGATTTATTCTTATAAATAATGAAAGAAATAGGATAAAAGTATTTGAACCATTTGAGGATGTATCGAAGCCTAGTCCCAGTATTGATGCAATGATGATTAGTTATGGATGCGTATATAAAAGGAGTAGTAAACCAGTTATGAAGGGAAGCAGAGTTGAAACTATCGAAGCAGCTAGGAAGGAATATAAACAACTACTGGATGAGGGATGGAAGAAAACAAGTATCTTCAGGAGTTATTTCTAG